One Chloroflexota bacterium DNA window includes the following coding sequences:
- a CDS encoding FTR1 family protein: MTRWAARLGLALLIAFALLTFGRVHASSPSDDLSSLVVQVDAATSRLQSGDLAGARAAYQAFDNGWYDIEDGIRDVSRAHYRAIEDAMGDAKYALTSDPVDQGRALEALQRLRSECDSFISEVSAGSPSPASAPSPVAEPASVQGLLTTVDGALARLDAGDTSGAIAELNEFRYAWTDVEGLVKVRSAAAYTRIENNMAKAAAQLASRPPDVAAARQTLGEMRADLSEVASSGSHYGVPDAAIILLREGLEALLVVGALLTFLQRMGHGDKSRWIWLGCAAAIAASVLVAAVVNVIFARAGGSNRELLEGVTGLVAAAMLIYMSYWLHSKASLGAWHHYIQQKGTAALSSNSLFSLAFLAFLAVFREGAETVLFYAGIAPSIALGDLALGLALGVVGLVAVGVAMFALGVRLPLRPFFAAATVLIYYLAFKFVGTGIHALQVAGVLQATTAPYLPEIGALGVYPTWETTAAQLLLVMVSVAALVAERVRRAPNVDLVRKPSAAG; this comes from the coding sequence TTGACTCGCTGGGCCGCGCGCCTCGGTTTGGCGCTCCTGATCGCATTTGCTCTCCTGACGTTCGGACGAGTCCACGCGTCGAGCCCAAGCGATGACCTCTCATCGTTGGTCGTCCAGGTCGATGCGGCCACGAGCCGATTGCAGTCGGGAGACCTTGCCGGCGCACGAGCGGCCTATCAAGCGTTCGACAACGGCTGGTACGACATCGAGGATGGCATCCGCGATGTGTCGCGCGCCCACTACCGCGCCATCGAAGACGCGATGGGAGACGCGAAATACGCGCTCACCAGCGACCCCGTCGATCAAGGGCGTGCCCTGGAAGCGCTCCAGCGCCTCCGCAGTGAGTGCGACAGCTTCATCAGCGAGGTGAGCGCGGGCTCGCCCAGCCCCGCGAGCGCTCCGTCCCCTGTAGCTGAGCCCGCCAGTGTCCAGGGGTTGCTGACGACGGTTGACGGAGCGCTTGCCCGCCTCGATGCGGGAGATACCTCGGGCGCGATCGCGGAACTGAACGAGTTCCGGTACGCCTGGACCGATGTCGAAGGACTCGTCAAGGTCCGATCGGCGGCGGCGTATACCCGAATCGAGAACAACATGGCGAAAGCCGCCGCGCAGCTCGCGAGCAGGCCGCCCGACGTTGCCGCCGCGCGTCAGACCCTCGGCGAAATGCGCGCGGACCTCTCGGAAGTCGCCTCCAGTGGATCGCACTACGGCGTGCCCGACGCCGCCATCATCCTGCTGCGTGAGGGCCTCGAAGCGCTGCTCGTGGTCGGAGCGCTCCTCACGTTCCTCCAGAGGATGGGACACGGGGACAAATCGCGCTGGATCTGGTTGGGATGCGCTGCCGCTATCGCGGCCAGCGTCCTCGTTGCCGCCGTCGTCAACGTCATCTTTGCCCGGGCTGGTGGGTCGAATCGCGAGTTGCTCGAAGGTGTGACCGGTCTCGTGGCGGCGGCGATGCTGATCTACATGAGCTACTGGCTGCATTCCAAGGCGAGCCTCGGAGCCTGGCATCACTACATCCAGCAGAAGGGCACGGCGGCCCTCTCCAGTAACAGCCTGTTCTCCCTCGCCTTTCTGGCCTTTCTCGCGGTGTTCCGCGAGGGCGCCGAAACGGTGCTTTTCTACGCGGGCATCGCCCCCTCGATCGCCCTGGGCGATCTCGCGCTCGGGCTCGCCTTGGGGGTCGTCGGGCTTGTCGCCGTGGGTGTTGCGATGTTCGCGCTGGGGGTGCGTCTCCCGCTGCGTCCCTTCTTCGCCGCCGCTACGGTGCTGATCTATTACCTGGCGTTCAAATTCGTCGGAACCGGCATCCATGCGCTGCAGGTGGCTGGCGTTCTGCAGGCGACCACCGCGCCCTATCTCCCCGAAATCGGCGCGCTCGGCGTGTATCCCACGTGGGAAACAACCGCCGCCCAGCTGCTGCTGGTGATGGTGTCGGTCGCCGCTCTCGTTGCGGAGCGCGTTCGACGCGCCCCGAATGTCGACCTCGTCCGCAAGCCATCGGCCGCTGGCTGA
- a CDS encoding excinuclease ABC subunit UvrA yields MATMADTPSPALPAADRHDLIRVRGARENNLKDINVEIPKRRLTVFTGVSGSGKSSLVFSTIAAESQRLINETYSAFVQGFMPTVARPDVDVLEGLTTAIIIDQERMGANARSTVGTATDANALLRILFSRLGQPRVGPPTAYSFNVPTRKASGSMTVAKGKGERIVVRDVVYHGGMCPRCEGMGSVTDIDLSQLFDETKSLKEGAFTIPGYTDDGWQVRIFSESGFLDPNKPIRDYTERERNDLLYKEPVKVKVGNINLTYEGLIPKIQKSFLSKDVDAMQPHIRAFVERAVTFTTCPECGGTRLNEAARSSKIKGINIADACAMQISDLAEWLRGLDEPSVSPLLAALRQTLDSFVEMGLGYLSLDRPTATLSGGETQRTKLIRHLGSSLTDVTYVFDEPTIGLHPHDIQRMNDLLVRLRDKGNTVLVVEHKPEVIGIADHIVDLGPGAGADGGQVVFEGSVDGLRASGSPTGRHLSVRASLKPSVRKPRGVMQVRGARAHNLKDIDVDIPLGVLVVVTGVAGAGKSSLIHGSVAGRDGVVSVDQTPIRGSRRSNPATYTSLLDPIRNAFARANGVKPALFSANSAGACPTCNGAGVIYTDLAMMASVASVCEDCEGRRFQASVLDYRLGGLNIAEVLDLSVEDAIRFFSGGEARTPAAHVILQRMADVGLGYLRLGQPLTTLSGGERQRLKLATYIGADGGVYVLDEPTTGLHLADLQLLLGLLDRLVDSGKSVIVITHHQAVMAHADWIIDLGPGAGHDGGRIVFEGTPADLVAARSTLTGEHLAMYVGI; encoded by the coding sequence ATGGCCACGATGGCTGACACGCCGTCGCCCGCGTTGCCCGCTGCCGACCGCCACGACCTCATCCGCGTGCGGGGCGCGCGCGAGAACAACCTCAAGGACATCAACGTCGAGATCCCGAAGCGGCGGCTGACCGTGTTCACCGGCGTCTCCGGATCGGGCAAGTCGTCGCTGGTGTTCAGCACCATCGCGGCGGAGTCGCAGCGGTTGATCAACGAGACCTACAGCGCGTTCGTGCAAGGGTTCATGCCAACGGTGGCCCGGCCCGACGTGGACGTGTTGGAAGGACTCACGACCGCGATCATCATCGACCAGGAGCGAATGGGCGCCAACGCCCGTTCGACGGTCGGCACGGCAACCGACGCCAACGCGCTGCTTCGGATCCTATTCAGCCGGCTCGGGCAGCCGCGCGTCGGGCCTCCCACGGCCTACTCGTTCAACGTCCCGACGCGGAAGGCGAGCGGATCGATGACTGTCGCCAAGGGCAAGGGGGAGCGGATCGTGGTGCGCGACGTCGTGTACCACGGCGGCATGTGCCCGCGCTGCGAAGGGATGGGGAGCGTGACGGATATCGACCTCTCCCAGCTCTTCGACGAAACGAAGTCGCTCAAAGAAGGCGCGTTCACGATCCCCGGCTATACCGACGATGGCTGGCAGGTGCGCATCTTCAGCGAATCCGGCTTCCTCGACCCGAACAAGCCGATACGGGACTACACCGAGCGGGAGCGCAACGACCTCCTCTACAAGGAACCGGTAAAGGTCAAGGTCGGGAACATCAATCTCACCTACGAAGGGCTGATCCCAAAGATTCAGAAGTCGTTCCTGTCCAAGGACGTCGATGCGATGCAGCCGCACATCCGGGCTTTCGTGGAGCGCGCAGTCACCTTCACAACCTGTCCCGAGTGCGGGGGAACGCGCCTCAATGAGGCCGCCCGTTCGTCGAAAATCAAGGGCATCAACATCGCCGATGCCTGCGCCATGCAGATCAGCGACCTCGCCGAGTGGCTGCGCGGGCTGGACGAGCCGTCCGTGTCGCCGCTCTTGGCGGCGCTGCGGCAGACGCTCGACTCGTTCGTGGAGATGGGGCTGGGGTACCTCAGCCTCGATCGACCGACCGCCACGCTTTCCGGTGGTGAGACGCAGCGCACCAAGTTGATCCGTCACCTCGGGTCGTCGCTCACGGACGTGACCTACGTCTTCGATGAACCCACCATCGGGCTGCACCCGCACGATATCCAGCGGATGAACGACCTGCTGGTGCGCCTGCGCGACAAGGGCAACACCGTCCTCGTTGTCGAGCACAAGCCGGAAGTGATCGGGATCGCCGACCATATCGTCGACCTCGGCCCCGGCGCAGGCGCCGACGGCGGCCAGGTGGTCTTCGAGGGCAGCGTCGACGGGCTGCGGGCCAGCGGCTCGCCCACTGGACGGCACCTGAGCGTCCGTGCCTCCCTGAAGCCGTCGGTCCGGAAGCCGCGGGGGGTGATGCAGGTGCGCGGTGCCCGCGCCCACAACCTGAAAGACATCGACGTTGACATCCCGCTCGGCGTGCTCGTGGTGGTAACGGGCGTGGCTGGGGCGGGCAAGAGCTCCCTCATCCACGGCTCGGTCGCTGGCCGCGACGGGGTGGTGTCGGTCGACCAGACTCCGATCCGAGGCTCGCGGCGGAGCAACCCGGCGACCTACACCAGTTTGCTGGACCCGATCCGCAACGCGTTCGCGAGGGCGAACGGGGTGAAGCCCGCGCTGTTCAGCGCCAATTCGGCGGGGGCCTGTCCGACCTGCAACGGCGCCGGGGTGATCTACACGGACCTGGCGATGATGGCCAGTGTCGCCAGCGTCTGCGAGGATTGCGAAGGACGGCGGTTCCAGGCGTCGGTGTTGGACTACCGGCTCGGTGGACTCAACATTGCCGAAGTGCTCGACCTCTCAGTCGAAGACGCGATCCGTTTTTTTAGCGGCGGCGAGGCGCGCACGCCAGCGGCGCACGTCATCTTGCAACGCATGGCCGACGTTGGGCTCGGCTACCTGCGCCTCGGCCAGCCGTTGACGACGCTATCCGGCGGGGAGCGGCAGCGACTGAAGCTTGCGACGTACATAGGCGCCGACGGCGGCGTCTACGTGCTCGATGAGCCGACAACGGGGCTGCACCTGGCGGATCTTCAGCTGCTCCTCGGGCTCCTGGACCGACTGGTCGACTCCGGCAAGTCGGTCATCGTGATCACGCACCACCAGGCGGTCATGGCGCACGCCGACTGGATCATCGACCTCGGGCCGGGAGCAGGTCACGACGGCGGCCGGATCGTATTTGAGGGCACGCCCGCGGACCTGGTCGCCGCCCGATCAACCCTCACCGGGGAGCACCTCGCGATGTACGTCGGCATTTGA
- a CDS encoding VOC family protein — translation MKIKLTSIYVDDQDRALAFYTDVLGFVKKADFTQGPYRWLTVASPEEPNGAELQLAPNDDPAAKSYQQAMVQQGRPAAMFFTDDVQADYERIKARGGEFTSPPTQAPWGSLVVLNDTCGNLVQLTQLSWQG, via the coding sequence GTGAAGATCAAGCTGACCAGCATTTACGTGGATGACCAGGACCGGGCCCTCGCCTTCTACACAGACGTCCTGGGCTTCGTCAAGAAGGCCGACTTCACCCAGGGCCCATATCGCTGGCTGACGGTGGCCTCACCCGAGGAGCCCAATGGCGCCGAGCTGCAGCTGGCCCCGAACGACGATCCCGCCGCGAAGAGCTACCAGCAGGCGATGGTCCAGCAGGGCCGGCCAGCCGCGATGTTCTTCACCGACGACGTCCAGGCCGACTACGAACGCATCAAGGCTCGCGGTGGCGAATTCACGTCGCCGCCAACCCAGGCGCCCTGGGGATCTCTGGTCGTGCTGAACGATACCTGTGGCAACTTGGTGCAGTTGACACAACTGTCCTGGCAGGGTTAG
- a CDS encoding sigma-70 family RNA polymerase sigma factor produces MEGQWLAERFEADRARLQAVAYRLLGSASEADDAVQEAWLRLSRSDSTKVENLSGWLTTVVARVCLDMLRSRRSRREEPLALDGEFVPHAADPEREAMLAESVGLAMHAVIERLAPAERVAFVLHDVFGVSFEEIGGIVGRSPVAARQLASRGRRRVQGASEDDGAANVERQRDIVEAFFRASRAGDLQALLAVLDPAVALRTDETALRMGMRSGFLTSELRGAKAVAEKFAGAAQAAQLALIDGVPGAVWAPGGIPRVVFGFTIQEGKVVEIGLVADSDRLSRLKIEILR; encoded by the coding sequence ATGGAAGGCCAGTGGCTAGCGGAGCGCTTCGAGGCCGATCGGGCACGATTGCAGGCGGTGGCCTATCGGCTGCTCGGCTCGGCCAGCGAAGCCGACGACGCGGTGCAGGAGGCGTGGCTGCGGCTGAGCCGTTCCGACTCCACCAAAGTGGAGAACCTGAGCGGTTGGCTGACCACGGTCGTGGCGCGAGTGTGTTTGGACATGCTCCGCTCGCGTCGGTCTCGGCGCGAGGAGCCGCTGGCGCTCGACGGCGAATTCGTCCCGCACGCTGCCGATCCGGAGCGCGAGGCGATGCTGGCAGAGTCGGTCGGGCTGGCGATGCACGCCGTGATCGAGCGGCTGGCCCCCGCCGAGCGCGTGGCATTCGTCCTGCATGACGTCTTCGGCGTGTCCTTTGAGGAGATTGGCGGGATCGTCGGCCGCTCGCCTGTCGCCGCTCGCCAGCTTGCGAGCCGTGGCCGCAGGCGGGTGCAGGGCGCGTCGGAGGATGACGGCGCCGCGAACGTGGAGCGACAGCGCGACATCGTGGAGGCATTCTTCAGGGCCTCACGCGCCGGCGATCTTCAGGCGCTTCTGGCGGTGCTCGATCCAGCTGTTGCGCTTCGGACCGACGAGACGGCGCTGCGGATGGGTATGAGGTCCGGATTCCTCACGTCGGAGCTTCGTGGAGCGAAAGCGGTGGCCGAGAAGTTCGCCGGGGCGGCGCAGGCCGCACAGCTGGCGCTCATCGATGGCGTGCCAGGCGCCGTGTGGGCCCCCGGCGGCATTCCCCGAGTGGTGTTTGGGTTCACCATCCAGGAGGGCAAGGTGGTCGAGATCGGGCTCGTCGCTGACTCCGATCGGCTGAGCCGTCTGAAGATCGAGATCCTCCGGTAG